One Kangiella geojedonensis DNA segment encodes these proteins:
- a CDS encoding serine/threonine-protein kinase: MSDKLTIGRYELIEEIGRGAMSVVYLAKDPDIGRSLAIKLLKHDLVEDDEYRNLFLREARAAGGLSHPGIVTIYDVGIWQNRPYIAMELLEGVHLDDFLSEHGTFSISEALDLAQQLTDALDYAHNKGVVHRDIKPENILVLDGGKRFKITDFGIARIEHQFLEAENEEDQTKVMGTPAYMSPEQISGNETNFKTDLYSLGVILYKITKGELPFQAANYGAMMQAVLQQNPKPLNAYSEQGFIWQSIIFRLLQKNPDLRYRQTEELITELNALSEEIEQERKGIDSISFVSMRARWAISLSSLVLVVMALGMIWVYNKQNTLMNQLVYDYGSSMAQIISSETAEPLLLGEGVALQAITVDIVENSEILYLSIRDKDGLVQSSSVQNEIGKKYNPSKNSELKNNKGNARIYENLKDFTQEAFLFDTPISFQDKQIGFASIAIGRNNLISATRSSLLAMIIWMFVIMLAVFSGVYWLANKFTQRINKTRQVIKDIRAHGQSDIIKIDTHDEVGRLQQEVNDLTHKLAGLTKTQHMSTGEVDPSLDDLTEIDKTILLDYPEKSSESDKDASN; the protein is encoded by the coding sequence ATGTCTGATAAATTAACCATAGGACGCTACGAGCTAATCGAAGAGATTGGCCGTGGCGCTATGTCAGTAGTCTATTTAGCTAAAGACCCTGATATTGGTCGCTCACTTGCCATTAAGTTATTAAAACATGACTTGGTTGAAGATGATGAATATCGAAACTTGTTTTTAAGGGAAGCCCGTGCTGCCGGTGGCTTGAGCCACCCTGGCATTGTTACCATTTACGATGTTGGGATTTGGCAAAATAGACCTTATATCGCTATGGAGCTATTGGAAGGCGTACACTTAGATGACTTCCTCTCGGAGCATGGAACTTTTTCGATCAGTGAGGCACTTGATCTTGCTCAGCAACTGACGGATGCTTTGGATTATGCTCACAACAAAGGTGTAGTTCATCGAGACATAAAACCCGAAAATATTCTCGTTCTTGATGGCGGTAAGCGCTTTAAAATTACAGATTTTGGTATTGCGCGGATTGAGCACCAGTTCTTAGAAGCTGAAAATGAGGAAGATCAGACGAAGGTCATGGGGACGCCAGCTTACATGTCACCTGAGCAAATTTCAGGAAATGAGACAAACTTTAAAACCGATCTTTATTCGCTAGGCGTTATTCTCTATAAAATCACTAAAGGAGAGCTTCCTTTTCAAGCCGCCAATTACGGTGCCATGATGCAGGCAGTACTTCAGCAAAATCCTAAACCACTTAATGCCTACTCTGAACAGGGGTTTATTTGGCAGAGCATTATTTTTCGTTTGTTACAAAAGAACCCTGATTTACGCTATAGACAGACAGAAGAGCTCATCACAGAACTTAATGCTTTGTCAGAAGAGATTGAACAAGAGCGAAAAGGGATTGACAGCATTAGCTTTGTATCCATGAGAGCGCGCTGGGCTATTTCTTTGTCATCATTAGTGTTGGTGGTGATGGCTTTAGGGATGATCTGGGTATATAACAAACAAAATACTTTAATGAATCAATTGGTATATGATTATGGAAGCTCAATGGCTCAGATTATTTCTAGTGAGACCGCTGAGCCTTTGTTACTTGGTGAGGGGGTTGCTCTACAGGCGATTACAGTAGATATTGTAGAGAACTCGGAGATTTTGTATTTGTCGATTCGTGACAAGGATGGGCTAGTGCAAAGTAGTAGTGTCCAGAATGAAATTGGCAAGAAATATAACCCTTCAAAAAATAGTGAGTTGAAAAATAATAAAGGGAATGCGCGTATTTATGAAAATTTAAAAGATTTTACGCAAGAAGCTTTTCTTTTTGATACGCCAATATCGTTTCAAGATAAACAAATTGGTTTTGCGAGCATTGCGATAGGCCGAAATAACCTTATTAGTGCGACCCGATCATCTTTATTAGCTATGATAATTTGGATGTTTGTTATCATGCTCGCAGTGTTCTCTGGAGTTTATTGGCTAGCCAATAAGTTCACTCAAAGAATTAATAAAACTCGGCAAGTCATTAAAGATATTCGTGCTCACGGACAATCGGATATTATTAAAATTGATACGCATGATGAGGTTGGTCGCCTGCAACAAGAGGTTAATGACCTAACGCATAAGCTGGCCGGTTTAACCAAGACTCAGCATATGAGCACGGGTGAAGTCGACCCATCATTAGACGATTTGACGGAAATTGATAAGACCATCTTGCTCGACTATCCTGAAAAGTCGAGTGAAAGTGACAAGGATGCCTCTAACTAA
- a CDS encoding LysM peptidoglycan-binding domain-containing protein, producing the protein MNASHPRLSTITASIKLSAVAAAILLAGCSFKEDRKDIVVPIVDATPSQPSDFQFSDKNNQPKAPSTYSYTVRSGDTLGTIAQQYLGSSQRYTELLELNKLKPSDSIYVGQKLLLPTNGLTVPKNTELESTKVTNKPTPNNSTDPELEKLLEAQEYEQALNWITKQPDLAENQVLQGQLVDIALIQSKNLKRQQKNSDAEQLLSSLISEAPLSKANQKTLISELSTLKAEQELITAKRFSDQSKFDESYDILLVSWNQVGKPLENNILFTSTRNKVSEHYHQKALRHYRNQELDSALQYWDKILEINPNDDLALVYKDRVKALQNKLENL; encoded by the coding sequence TTGAACGCATCACACCCACGACTAAGCACAATCACAGCGTCGATCAAGCTTTCTGCTGTGGCCGCTGCTATACTTTTAGCTGGCTGTTCTTTTAAAGAAGACAGAAAAGATATTGTCGTGCCCATTGTCGATGCAACCCCTTCACAACCGTCCGACTTCCAATTTTCTGACAAAAATAATCAGCCGAAGGCTCCTTCTACCTACAGCTACACCGTCCGTTCAGGTGACACACTAGGGACTATTGCGCAACAATATCTTGGTTCATCGCAACGGTACACTGAATTGTTAGAACTTAACAAGCTCAAACCTAGCGATTCGATCTATGTTGGACAAAAGCTTCTACTTCCCACTAACGGTTTAACCGTGCCTAAGAATACAGAACTAGAGTCTACTAAAGTCACTAACAAACCAACTCCTAATAACAGCACGGATCCAGAGCTTGAAAAGCTACTAGAAGCTCAAGAATATGAACAAGCTCTTAACTGGATCACCAAGCAGCCTGATCTTGCTGAGAATCAAGTATTACAAGGCCAATTAGTCGACATTGCGCTTATCCAATCAAAGAATCTCAAAAGACAGCAAAAAAATAGCGACGCTGAACAGCTGTTATCTTCATTGATTAGTGAAGCTCCATTAAGCAAGGCGAATCAGAAAACTTTAATATCTGAACTGTCGACTCTGAAAGCAGAGCAAGAACTTATTACCGCTAAACGATTCTCCGACCAATCAAAATTTGATGAATCTTACGACATTCTATTAGTTTCTTGGAATCAGGTTGGCAAACCCCTTGAAAATAATATTTTATTTACGTCTACTAGGAACAAGGTTTCTGAACATTACCATCAGAAGGCACTTAGACACTATAGGAACCAAGAGTTAGACAGTGCACTACAGTACTGGGATAAGATTTTAGAGATTAACCCAAATGACGACTTAGCTCTTGTTTATAAAGATAGAGTTAAAGCGCTTCAGAATAAACTAGAAAACCTTTAA
- the smpB gene encoding SsrA-binding protein SmpB, whose product MGKKSKSKSSSSAIALNKKARHDYFIEETFEAGLALQGWEVKSLREGKVNLAESYVLLKNGEAFLFGCHISPLVSASTHVVADPLRTRKLLLHNHELAKLFRGVEQQGHTVVALKLYWKKSLIKLEVALAKGKKQHDKRATEKEREWNKTKERIMKHSV is encoded by the coding sequence GTGGGCAAAAAAAGTAAAAGTAAAAGCTCTAGTAGCGCAATAGCACTCAACAAAAAAGCGCGCCATGACTACTTCATCGAGGAGACGTTTGAAGCTGGCCTAGCCCTACAAGGCTGGGAAGTCAAAAGCCTGAGAGAAGGTAAAGTCAATTTGGCTGAAAGCTATGTCTTACTCAAAAATGGAGAGGCTTTTCTTTTTGGATGCCATATATCGCCGCTCGTTAGCGCATCGACTCATGTAGTAGCAGATCCGCTTAGGACCCGTAAGCTATTATTACATAATCATGAGTTAGCTAAACTGTTTCGTGGTGTGGAGCAACAAGGGCATACAGTCGTAGCTCTCAAGCTATACTGGAAAAAGTCCTTAATAAAACTAGAAGTTGCCTTAGCAAAAGGTAAGAAACAGCACGATAAGCGAGCGACAGAAAAAGAGCGTGAGTGGAATAAAACCAAAGAACGCATCATGAAACATAGTGTGTGA
- a CDS encoding type II toxin-antitoxin system RatA family toxin: MKTIKRQALLPYSAKQMFELVDDINKYPEFLPNCAGATEVERSDNQVIATLAVSKGGFEKQFTTKNTNTPYSRIDMELVDGPFKQLTGLWSFTSLDEQACKIELEVSFEFSNMLTSMAFSSIFNHLAESFVEAFSNRAKQVYG, from the coding sequence ATGAAAACCATTAAGCGACAAGCTTTATTACCTTACTCGGCTAAGCAGATGTTTGAACTGGTGGACGATATCAATAAATATCCAGAGTTTTTACCTAACTGTGCCGGGGCGACAGAAGTTGAGCGAAGTGACAATCAAGTTATTGCAACCTTGGCTGTTTCTAAAGGCGGTTTTGAGAAGCAATTTACAACAAAAAACACCAATACACCTTATAGTAGGATTGATATGGAGTTGGTGGACGGGCCCTTTAAACAATTAACTGGGCTTTGGAGTTTTACTTCGTTGGACGAGCAGGCCTGCAAAATTGAGCTAGAAGTCAGCTTTGAGTTTTCAAATATGTTAACCAGCATGGCTTTTAGCAGTATTTTTAACCATCTGGCTGAGTCTTTTGTTGAAGCTTTCTCAAATCGAGCAAAGCAGGTGTATGGCTAG
- a CDS encoding RnfH family protein gives MPQSDPVIAQDRKQTINVEVCYALPDKQTLLSVRVKADATIEQIIKDSGILELHPSINLADSKVGVFSKLSKLDDKVHDGDRVEIYRPLLIDPKEVRKQRALKAKQETEKTGKNKPPINKKET, from the coding sequence ATGCCCCAGTCTGATCCGGTTATCGCGCAAGACCGCAAGCAAACAATCAATGTGGAGGTTTGCTATGCGTTGCCAGATAAACAAACGTTACTGAGCGTCAGGGTTAAGGCTGATGCTACCATTGAGCAAATTATAAAAGATTCAGGGATTCTAGAGCTGCACCCATCGATTAATTTGGCTGATAGTAAGGTGGGTGTTTTTAGTAAGTTATCTAAGTTGGATGATAAGGTACATGACGGAGATAGGGTAGAAATATATCGACCATTATTAATCGATCCCAAAGAAGTTAGGAAACAGAGAGCTTTAAAAGCAAAGCAAGAAACTGAAAAAACAGGAAAAAATAAGCCCCCAATAAATAAAAAGGAAACTTAG
- the waaA gene encoding lipid IV(A) 3-deoxy-D-manno-octulosonic acid transferase, which translates to MLRYLYTSIYYLCAPLLCIRWVYKSFKPPQYREPMRERFGFVTPQKRESVWFHAVSMGESIAAKAIIKKLLEQNPELNIVVTTTTPTGARQILEGLGDSVTHHFSPCDLPGTIKRFAKRIKPRALVIMETELWPNWLNHMKKTGVPVILANARMSQKSSDNYLKIESLINEMMSAFSLVLAVCEADAQRFVSLGVNAEQCKVTGNIKFDQAFDVNEANGYYPPWSEQQAPIWLAASTHRGEDRILLSAHEQVVEKLPQAKLIIVPRHPERFDEVAHLIQEGGFSLARRSDSDTWSESANVLLGDSMGELMLAYQLSDVAFVAGSLVPIGGHNVIEPAMLGKPVISGPYVHNFQEIFHELESQGGALQASTESEISELVVSLLENEDRRKAVGSNAKKVVERSRGALKRTVKELEPFL; encoded by the coding sequence TTGTTACGTTACCTCTATACAAGTATTTATTATCTTTGTGCACCTTTGTTATGTATTCGCTGGGTTTACAAGAGTTTCAAACCACCTCAATATCGTGAGCCGATGCGTGAGCGCTTTGGCTTCGTAACACCTCAAAAAAGAGAGTCAGTTTGGTTTCATGCAGTTTCGATGGGGGAGTCTATTGCTGCAAAAGCTATTATTAAAAAGTTATTGGAGCAAAACCCTGAGCTAAATATCGTTGTGACAACCACAACACCAACTGGAGCAAGACAAATTCTGGAAGGTTTGGGTGATAGTGTCACTCATCACTTTTCACCGTGCGACTTGCCTGGCACTATCAAACGCTTTGCGAAGAGAATTAAACCGAGGGCTTTAGTGATCATGGAGACGGAGCTATGGCCAAACTGGCTTAATCATATGAAGAAAACCGGTGTTCCTGTCATATTGGCCAATGCTCGTATGTCCCAGAAATCATCAGATAATTATTTAAAAATTGAATCTCTGATCAATGAAATGATGAGTGCTTTCTCATTAGTTTTAGCTGTTTGCGAGGCTGATGCTCAACGTTTCGTTTCTTTAGGAGTCAACGCCGAGCAGTGTAAGGTAACTGGAAACATAAAGTTTGATCAAGCATTCGATGTTAATGAAGCAAATGGTTATTACCCACCATGGAGTGAGCAACAAGCTCCAATATGGCTAGCAGCAAGTACGCATAGAGGCGAGGACCGAATCTTACTCTCGGCTCACGAACAGGTGGTGGAGAAGCTTCCTCAAGCAAAGCTCATTATAGTGCCGAGGCACCCTGAGCGCTTTGATGAAGTGGCTCACTTGATACAAGAGGGCGGCTTTAGTCTTGCACGTCGTTCAGATTCTGATACCTGGAGTGAATCCGCAAATGTGCTTTTGGGAGATAGTATGGGTGAGCTTATGTTAGCTTATCAGTTATCTGATGTAGCATTTGTTGCGGGAAGCCTAGTGCCAATTGGAGGGCACAATGTGATTGAGCCTGCGATGTTAGGAAAGCCCGTTATATCAGGCCCTTACGTACATAACTTCCAAGAAATATTCCACGAGTTAGAAAGCCAAGGTGGGGCCTTGCAAGCTTCAACTGAAAGCGAGATCAGTGAGTTGGTGGTTAGTTTGCTGGAGAATGAAGATCGGAGGAAGGCGGTAGGTAGTAACGCTAAAAAGGTTGTTGAAAGGAGTCGAGGTGCATTAAAACGCACCGTGAAGGAGTTAGAGCCTTTCCTCTAA